One region of Cobetia sp. cqz5-12 genomic DNA includes:
- a CDS encoding transglutaminase-like cysteine peptidase codes for MNHRRWWEGLAVGVLLALSLGAGLAQAVDSRQFIQIYGTGGWNRVQQWQQLLQRLEGAPVRRQLSEVNDFFNRLNFTDDLSVWGATDYWATPQEFLGAGAGDCDDFAMAKYLTLRELGVPEDRLRLHYVKALSLNQFHMVVTYQGANTRNPDVLDNLNSSILPASERTDLLPIYSFNGSALWMSKRLDGGKRISDSQGLSSLSDWQKRRAQGVLRVPRHKRP; via the coding sequence ATGAATCATCGCCGCTGGTGGGAGGGTCTTGCGGTCGGGGTGCTGCTGGCGTTGTCGCTCGGTGCAGGTCTGGCACAGGCGGTGGATTCCCGCCAGTTCATCCAGATCTACGGGACAGGTGGCTGGAATCGTGTGCAGCAATGGCAGCAATTGTTGCAGCGGCTGGAGGGCGCGCCGGTCAGGCGCCAGTTGAGTGAAGTGAATGATTTCTTCAATCGTCTCAACTTCACCGATGACCTCAGTGTCTGGGGGGCAACCGATTACTGGGCGACGCCGCAGGAGTTTCTGGGTGCCGGGGCCGGTGATTGTGATGACTTCGCCATGGCCAAGTACCTGACCCTGCGCGAGCTTGGCGTACCGGAAGACCGTCTGCGCCTGCACTACGTCAAGGCGCTCAGCCTCAACCAGTTCCACATGGTCGTGACCTATCAGGGTGCCAATACGCGCAATCCTGATGTACTGGACAACTTGAACAGTTCCATCCTGCCGGCCAGTGAACGCACGGACCTGCTGCCTATCTACAGTTTCAATGGTAGTGCGCTGTGGATGAGCAAACGTCTGGATGGGGGCAAGCGCATCAGTGACAGCCAAGGCCTTTCAAGTCTGTCTGATTGGCAGAAGCGCCGTGCACAAGGAGTGCTGAGAGTGCCGCGCCACAAACGGCCATGA
- a CDS encoding aspartate aminotransferase family protein yields MTQLTRADFDHAMVPNYAPQAAIPVRGEGSRLWDQEGREYIDFAGGIAVTSLGHCHPALVKAIKDQADKVWHLSNVYTNEPALALAKALTERTFADKVYFCSSGGEANEAALKLARRFAHDTHGEKKDKIISFRQSFHGRTFFTVSVGGQPKYSQGFGPIPGGIQHAEFNNLDSVRELMGDDTCAIIVEPLQGEGGIIPGEQAFLEGLRELCDQHDALLIFDEVQSGAGRTGHLYAYQHFGVVPDILTTAKGIGGGFPLGAMLTTDRIAPAMAIGTHGSTYGGNPLACAVGLAALETIDTPEVLEGVAHRHALLRNGLEGIAKRHGVFKEVRGMGLLIGAQMAPDYAGRAKDILNLAMEEGLMVLIAGPDVLRLAPSLVISEEEIQSGLDKLDRAVASFIAASASA; encoded by the coding sequence ATGACTCAGCTGACCCGTGCCGATTTCGACCATGCCATGGTGCCCAACTACGCACCCCAGGCTGCCATTCCGGTACGCGGCGAGGGGAGCCGTCTGTGGGATCAGGAAGGTCGTGAGTACATCGACTTCGCCGGCGGCATCGCCGTCACCTCGCTGGGTCACTGCCACCCGGCACTGGTCAAGGCGATCAAGGATCAGGCCGACAAGGTCTGGCACCTGTCCAACGTCTACACCAACGAGCCGGCCCTGGCGCTGGCCAAGGCGCTGACCGAGCGCACCTTCGCCGACAAGGTCTACTTCTGCTCCTCCGGTGGTGAGGCCAACGAAGCCGCGCTCAAGCTGGCACGCCGTTTCGCCCACGACACCCATGGCGAGAAGAAGGACAAGATCATCTCCTTCCGTCAGTCCTTCCATGGCCGCACCTTCTTCACCGTCAGCGTCGGCGGCCAGCCCAAGTACTCCCAGGGCTTCGGACCGATTCCGGGCGGTATCCAGCACGCCGAATTCAACAACCTCGACTCCGTGCGCGAGCTGATGGGCGATGACACCTGCGCGATCATCGTCGAGCCACTGCAGGGCGAGGGCGGCATCATCCCGGGTGAGCAGGCATTCCTGGAAGGCCTGCGTGAACTGTGTGATCAGCACGATGCGCTCTTGATCTTCGATGAAGTCCAGAGCGGTGCCGGGCGTACCGGCCATCTGTACGCCTACCAGCACTTCGGTGTGGTACCGGACATCCTGACCACCGCCAAGGGCATCGGCGGCGGCTTCCCGCTGGGCGCCATGCTGACCACCGATCGCATCGCACCGGCCATGGCCATCGGCACTCACGGTTCCACCTATGGCGGCAACCCGCTGGCGTGTGCCGTGGGTCTGGCGGCGCTCGAGACCATCGACACGCCGGAAGTGCTCGAGGGCGTCGCACACCGCCACGCGTTGCTGCGCAACGGTCTGGAAGGCATCGCCAAGCGTCACGGTGTCTTCAAGGAAGTACGTGGCATGGGACTGTTGATCGGTGCCCAGATGGCCCCGGACTACGCCGGGCGTGCCAAGGACATTCTCAACCTGGCGATGGAAGAAGGCTTGATGGTGCTGATCGCCGGCCCTGACGTGCTGCGTCTGGCGCCGTCGCTGGTGATCAGTGAGGAAGAGATCCAGAGCGGTCTCGACAAGCTCGACCGCGCCGTGGCGAGCTTCATCGCCGCCTCTGCATCTGCATGA
- a CDS encoding DUF7079 family protein, whose translation MNDQNAHLAPDVAALLERRQDIWLALSPLWLERDPREAEYQHMAEVVEAQGLSFQELEKLYRLEMAPVLVREQVSMTPNFKGFDDSQLLSRLLQHTHRLTRGRRMFWLLFSGLATMPSRHRYGNLLEILHLRGNTPR comes from the coding sequence ATGAACGATCAGAACGCTCACCTCGCCCCCGATGTGGCCGCCCTGCTCGAGCGCCGACAGGACATCTGGCTGGCGTTGTCTCCACTGTGGCTGGAGCGCGACCCACGTGAAGCCGAGTATCAGCACATGGCAGAAGTCGTCGAGGCCCAGGGGCTGAGCTTCCAGGAACTGGAAAAGCTCTATCGCCTGGAGATGGCGCCGGTACTGGTACGAGAACAGGTCAGCATGACGCCAAACTTCAAGGGTTTCGATGACAGCCAGCTGCTGTCACGCCTGCTGCAGCATACGCATCGTCTGACACGTGGCCGGCGCATGTTCTGGCTGCTGTTTTCGGGGCTGGCCACGATGCCGAGCCGCCATCGCTACGGCAATCTGCTCGAGATTCTGCACCTGCGCGGCAATACGCCCCGCTAG
- a CDS encoding arginine N-succinyltransferase: MLVVRPAESRDLLALERLAATATPRLTNLPAHRDRLEERILRSQRSLRAEIDFPGDEIYCFVLEDLDSGEVVGTASLRAEAGAREAYYTYRQETLIHASQQLNVRHEVQTLSLSHEVSDATLLCALSLDARYRETDADSLLRRARLMFIAQYPERFANELAVAFPGYLETRDERQVSPFWDSVGQHFFDRDFNEINQMAGVRSKSFIAEVMPPFPLYLPLLTPQARAAIGRENPRHEYAMQEMLAEGFSRSRHVDIFDAGPLLLAECERLHTFKQCGWHPVRIRPQESLPDAVPAMVANQRLGDFRCVLARYALTPTGQLMLTPQQAEVLGVEEGRAVLAVPMPLPAVDEGEL; the protein is encoded by the coding sequence ATGCTGGTGGTACGGCCTGCCGAAAGCCGCGATCTGCTCGCCCTCGAGCGGCTCGCGGCCACGGCCACGCCACGCCTGACCAATCTGCCGGCACATCGTGATCGCCTCGAGGAGCGCATTCTGCGCTCCCAGCGCAGCCTGCGTGCCGAGATCGACTTCCCGGGCGACGAGATCTACTGCTTCGTGCTGGAAGATCTCGACAGCGGCGAAGTGGTCGGTACCGCCTCGCTGCGTGCCGAGGCTGGCGCGCGGGAGGCCTACTACACCTATCGTCAGGAAACGCTGATCCACGCCTCGCAGCAGCTCAACGTGCGCCACGAAGTGCAGACGCTGTCGCTGTCGCATGAGGTGTCGGATGCCACGCTGCTGTGTGCGCTGTCGCTGGATGCCCGCTACCGCGAGACGGATGCGGACAGCCTGCTGCGTCGCGCACGTCTGATGTTCATCGCCCAGTACCCGGAACGCTTCGCCAATGAACTGGCGGTGGCCTTCCCGGGCTATCTGGAAACGCGCGACGAGCGTCAGGTCAGCCCGTTCTGGGACAGTGTCGGCCAGCACTTCTTTGATCGTGATTTCAATGAAATCAATCAGATGGCAGGCGTGCGCTCCAAGAGCTTCATCGCCGAGGTCATGCCGCCGTTCCCGCTCTATCTGCCGCTGCTCACCCCCCAGGCGCGTGCCGCCATCGGGCGTGAGAATCCGCGCCATGAGTACGCCATGCAGGAGATGCTCGCCGAAGGCTTCTCGCGCTCGCGCCACGTCGACATCTTCGATGCGGGCCCCTTGCTGCTGGCGGAGTGCGAACGTCTGCACACCTTCAAGCAGTGCGGTTGGCACCCGGTGCGTATCCGTCCGCAGGAAAGCCTGCCGGATGCGGTGCCGGCGATGGTCGCCAACCAGCGGCTTGGCGATTTCCGCTGCGTGCTGGCGCGCTATGCCCTGACGCCGACCGGCCAGCTGATGCTGACGCCGCAACAGGCCGAGGTATTGGGCGTGGAAGAGGGGCGTGCGGTGCTTGCGGTACCGATGCCCTTGCCGGCGGTCGATGAGGGAGAGCTGTAA
- a CDS encoding bifunctional diguanylate cyclase/phosphodiesterase, whose protein sequence is MSLSRRLFTLMLLVLLGFSLGIFFIQVNNTRDALAERQRVELSNLAQSLSLALVPHVELGDAASAEALMRATVDGGHVRDARLESVAIATPIAFNVVRESLAPEWFRDLIPMPVESASRELPGGWASLGTISLTGESAQGYDQLWQLAKRLALWLLLGGLITLLIASLVMRRLLRPLERLSSRLNEMETQRFDAPLEETRVAELKGITSAVNRLGQRLQTQFEAQAAQLARLQRQAEEDSVSGLGNRGYLNRAVDEWLSEPMGGSFALLRVSHIEVVYREQGYKGRDALVKAIARKLEDRELAGEAIIAARLSNSDFGLLLPETDETRLQEFLTLLAEDIDNLLDANPLVDIPPQNCALGAVRREPGMQRTQMFAVADATLRQAIEQGSGVELAPAGGRARPRGEWREIIEKALDSPKGLDFVAQPVLLNDGGELHRELFARLRDGDELHRAGDFLPVIRHFRMGAQFDLRALEWLASYIDRIEVPRLALNLTEETFDDEASYIGLLNWLAAHPRLCKRLDIEVSESIALRHQERIKMLFRHARRLGARGGIDRFARELKELSYLSALRPDYVKIDQAFFKREDVDTELLQSLCMTAHQVESQVIVTRVESEADQERAMSLGADGYQGFVSPAVDVMARPANPAEDMPR, encoded by the coding sequence ATGAGTCTTTCGCGCCGCCTGTTTACCTTGATGTTGCTGGTATTGTTGGGGTTCTCCCTCGGTATCTTCTTCATCCAGGTCAACAACACCCGTGATGCATTGGCCGAACGACAACGCGTCGAACTCTCGAATCTCGCCCAGAGCTTGAGTCTCGCGCTGGTGCCACATGTAGAGCTTGGCGATGCCGCCAGTGCCGAAGCCTTGATGCGTGCCACGGTGGATGGTGGCCATGTGCGCGATGCCAGACTGGAGAGCGTGGCGATCGCGACGCCCATCGCTTTCAATGTCGTGCGTGAGAGTCTGGCACCGGAGTGGTTTCGTGACCTGATCCCCATGCCGGTGGAATCGGCGAGCCGCGAGCTGCCCGGTGGTTGGGCGTCGCTGGGCACGATCAGCCTGACCGGCGAATCTGCCCAGGGCTATGACCAGCTCTGGCAGCTGGCCAAGCGTCTGGCGCTGTGGCTGTTGCTGGGTGGTCTGATCACGCTGCTGATTGCCTCATTGGTCATGCGCCGTCTGCTGCGCCCGCTGGAGCGCCTCTCGTCTCGCCTCAATGAAATGGAGACCCAGCGCTTCGATGCGCCGCTGGAAGAGACCAGGGTGGCGGAGCTCAAGGGCATCACCTCGGCGGTCAATCGTCTTGGTCAGCGCCTGCAGACCCAGTTCGAGGCTCAGGCCGCGCAATTGGCGCGCCTGCAGCGCCAGGCGGAAGAAGACTCGGTATCGGGGCTTGGCAACCGCGGCTATTTGAATCGAGCGGTCGATGAGTGGCTGAGCGAGCCAATGGGTGGCAGCTTCGCGTTGCTGCGCGTGTCGCATATCGAGGTGGTGTATCGCGAGCAGGGCTACAAGGGGCGTGACGCCCTGGTGAAGGCCATTGCGCGCAAGCTGGAAGATCGCGAACTGGCGGGTGAGGCGATCATCGCCGCGCGTCTGTCCAATAGTGATTTCGGCCTGTTGCTGCCGGAAACTGACGAGACTCGACTTCAGGAGTTTCTCACGCTATTGGCGGAGGATATCGATAACCTGTTGGATGCCAATCCGCTGGTGGACATTCCGCCGCAGAACTGTGCCCTTGGCGCCGTTCGGCGTGAGCCGGGCATGCAGCGCACCCAGATGTTTGCCGTTGCAGATGCCACGCTTCGTCAGGCCATCGAGCAAGGGTCGGGCGTGGAACTGGCCCCTGCGGGTGGCCGTGCGCGTCCGCGAGGCGAGTGGCGCGAGATCATCGAAAAGGCTCTGGATTCCCCCAAGGGGCTCGATTTCGTTGCCCAGCCGGTGTTGCTCAATGATGGTGGCGAGCTCCACCGCGAGCTGTTTGCCCGTCTGCGCGATGGTGATGAACTGCATCGTGCGGGTGATTTCCTGCCCGTGATTCGCCATTTCCGCATGGGGGCGCAGTTCGATCTGCGCGCTCTGGAGTGGCTGGCGTCCTATATCGACAGGATCGAAGTGCCCAGGCTGGCGCTCAATCTGACCGAAGAAACCTTCGACGATGAAGCCAGTTATATTGGTCTGCTCAACTGGTTGGCGGCGCATCCGCGCCTGTGCAAGCGTCTGGATATCGAGGTGTCCGAAAGCATTGCCCTCAGGCATCAGGAGCGTATCAAGATGCTGTTCCGGCATGCTCGTCGACTGGGCGCGCGGGGCGGCATCGACCGCTTCGCCCGAGAGCTGAAGGAACTCAGTTATCTGTCGGCGCTGCGGCCTGATTACGTCAAGATCGACCAGGCGTTCTTCAAGCGCGAAGATGTCGACACCGAGCTGTTGCAGAGTCTGTGCATGACGGCGCACCAGGTCGAGTCGCAGGTCATCGTGACCCGCGTCGAGTCCGAGGCGGACCAGGAGCGGGCAATGTCGCTGGGCGCAGATGGCTACCAGGGCTTCGTATCACCGGCAGTCGATGTCATGGCTAGGCCCGCCAATCCAGCAGAAGATATGCCTCGCTAA
- a CDS encoding GlxA family transcriptional regulator, translating into MPVDSLVSPQAQQRQIGFVLLPGFSLLSQACALEPLQVANQLAGQTLYRAVTFGLDGRGVASAAGLNLSPDSLVASDSRHLDALFVCGAQPAGEAGLQEVASNPALLAWLKRLAERGVMLGGISTGTRELARAGLLDGYRATIHWQRAEPFRRDFPQVNVSHQLYELDRDRVTCGGGTAAMDMMMTLIAQQHGRALAEKVSEHFVCERIRLADEPQHVPLKNRFAHAPQPLVEAVTLMEANIEEPLSTHEIGEHLGISRRQLERLFKKHLQAVPSRYYLDLRLARSRQLLRESDQPIGEIALATGFSSAAHFSTAFRNHFGRSPRDERLMLQA; encoded by the coding sequence ATGCCCGTGGATTCATTGGTTTCCCCCCAGGCCCAGCAACGCCAGATCGGCTTCGTGCTGTTGCCCGGCTTCTCGTTGTTGTCCCAGGCCTGTGCGCTGGAGCCGCTGCAGGTGGCCAACCAGCTCGCGGGACAGACACTCTATCGGGCCGTCACCTTCGGGCTGGATGGACGAGGCGTGGCGTCCGCGGCGGGCTTGAATCTGTCACCGGACAGTCTGGTCGCCAGTGATTCGCGCCATCTGGACGCCTTGTTCGTATGCGGTGCTCAGCCGGCGGGCGAGGCGGGCCTGCAGGAGGTGGCCTCGAATCCCGCGCTGCTGGCCTGGCTCAAGCGTCTGGCCGAGCGTGGCGTGATGCTGGGTGGCATCTCCACCGGTACCCGTGAGCTGGCCCGCGCCGGGTTGCTCGATGGTTATCGTGCGACGATTCACTGGCAGCGCGCCGAACCCTTCCGCCGCGACTTCCCGCAGGTCAACGTCTCCCATCAGCTTTATGAGCTGGACCGCGATCGTGTCACCTGCGGCGGTGGTACCGCGGCGATGGACATGATGATGACGCTGATCGCCCAGCAGCATGGCCGCGCGCTGGCCGAGAAGGTCTCCGAGCACTTCGTCTGCGAGCGCATCCGGCTGGCGGACGAGCCACAGCACGTGCCGCTCAAGAACCGTTTCGCCCATGCGCCGCAACCTCTGGTCGAGGCCGTGACCCTGATGGAGGCCAATATCGAGGAGCCACTGTCCACCCACGAGATCGGCGAGCACCTCGGCATCTCGCGGCGTCAGCTGGAGCGACTGTTCAAGAAGCATCTGCAGGCGGTGCCCAGCCGCTACTATCTGGATCTGCGTCTGGCGCGCTCGCGCCAGCTGCTGCGCGAGAGCGATCAGCCGATCGGCGAGATCGCGCTGGCTACCGGCTTTTCCAGCGCCGCTCACTTCTCCACGGCGTTTCGCAACCATTTCGGGCGCAGCCCCCGCGACGAACGTCTCATGCTGCAGGCCTGA
- the fabV gene encoding enoyl-ACP reductase FabV, which produces MIIKPKVRGFICTTTHPKGCEQNVAEQIAITRKTVGDKRDGGPKKVLVIGSSSGYGLAARITAAFGYGADTLGVFFEKPGTEKKAGTAGWYNSAAFDKFAKQEGLYSQAINGDAFSHETRAKAIELIKANMGEVDLVVYSLASPVRKLPDSGEVKRSVLKPIGETYRATAIDTNKDTIIEAEVEPATEQEIEDTVTVMGGQDWELWMQALDEAGVLAEGARSVAFSYIGTEITWPIYWHGALGRAKEDLDRAAGSIHEKLSAKGGRAHVAVLKSVVTQASAAIPVMPLYISMVYKIMKEKGLHEGTIEQLNRFYAERFYGEGEIATDESGRLRLDDWELKDDVQQACQELWPQVTSDNLFDITDYASYKQEFLKLFGFTRDDVDYDADVATDVEFDVVQM; this is translated from the coding sequence GTGATCATCAAACCCAAGGTTCGTGGCTTCATCTGCACCACCACACATCCCAAGGGCTGCGAGCAGAATGTCGCCGAGCAGATCGCCATCACCCGCAAGACAGTTGGTGACAAGCGTGACGGTGGTCCGAAGAAGGTGCTGGTGATCGGTTCTTCCAGTGGCTATGGCCTCGCGGCACGCATCACGGCAGCCTTCGGTTATGGCGCGGACACTCTGGGCGTGTTCTTCGAGAAGCCGGGCACCGAGAAGAAGGCTGGTACCGCAGGCTGGTACAACTCTGCCGCCTTCGACAAGTTCGCCAAGCAGGAAGGGCTCTACAGCCAGGCCATCAACGGCGATGCCTTCTCTCACGAGACACGCGCCAAGGCCATCGAGCTGATCAAGGCCAACATGGGCGAAGTCGACCTCGTCGTCTACTCGCTGGCCTCTCCGGTGCGCAAGTTGCCGGACAGCGGTGAAGTGAAGCGCTCCGTGCTCAAGCCGATCGGCGAGACCTACCGTGCGACCGCCATCGACACCAACAAGGACACCATCATCGAAGCGGAGGTCGAGCCGGCCACCGAACAGGAAATCGAAGATACCGTCACCGTGATGGGGGGGCAGGATTGGGAACTGTGGATGCAGGCGCTGGATGAGGCCGGCGTGCTGGCGGAGGGCGCACGCTCCGTCGCCTTCAGCTACATCGGCACCGAGATCACCTGGCCGATCTACTGGCACGGTGCACTGGGTCGCGCCAAGGAAGATCTGGACCGCGCCGCCGGCAGCATCCACGAGAAGCTATCCGCCAAGGGCGGTCGTGCCCACGTGGCCGTGCTCAAGTCCGTGGTCACCCAGGCCAGCGCCGCGATTCCGGTCATGCCGCTCTACATCTCCATGGTCTACAAGATCATGAAGGAGAAGGGCCTGCACGAAGGCACCATCGAGCAGCTCAATCGCTTCTATGCCGAGCGCTTCTACGGCGAAGGCGAGATCGCTACCGACGAGTCCGGCCGTCTGCGTCTCGACGACTGGGAGCTGAAGGACGACGTCCAGCAGGCCTGTCAGGAACTGTGGCCGCAGGTCACCAGCGACAACCTGTTCGACATCACCGACTACGCCAGCTACAAGCAGGAATTCCTGAAGCTGTTCGGCTTCACCCGTGACGACGTCGACTACGATGCTGATGTCGCCACCGACGTCGAATTCGATGTCGTGCAGATGTAA
- the astA gene encoding arginine N-succinyltransferase — translation MRIRPIARHDIEGLKVLARETGVGFTSLPDNHEFLSAKIERTLAAFEGREPSDDRLYFFVLEDDRDGSIAGCCAIEACVGTDAPFYHYRLGSLAHSSVQLDLHRTLDTLTLCSDHTGDAEVCSLFLREGWRKDRNGALLSKVRWLFMAQFRAAFPDKVLAEMRGVFTPEGRSPFWECLGSHFFPMDFNEADRLTGMGQKSFIGELMPKFPIYTPFLSESARAAIGQVHEHTRPAVAMLKKEGLRWEGYVDIFDGGPTVEAYIDDVRAVRDSQLASVEVIASDAPACERPAVMAATTGMADFRASWISHDVTRDAAGACHVRLHRDEAERLGVTGGDTLRVLAG, via the coding sequence ATGCGCATTCGTCCTATCGCTCGACACGATATCGAAGGTCTCAAGGTACTGGCACGGGAAACCGGCGTCGGCTTCACCTCGCTGCCGGACAATCATGAGTTTCTCAGTGCCAAGATAGAGCGCACCCTGGCGGCCTTTGAGGGCCGGGAGCCCAGCGACGATCGCCTGTACTTCTTCGTGCTCGAGGATGATCGCGACGGCAGCATCGCGGGCTGCTGCGCCATCGAGGCCTGCGTAGGTACCGATGCACCGTTCTATCACTATCGCCTCGGGTCGCTGGCGCATTCCTCGGTGCAGCTCGATCTGCATCGCACCCTGGATACGCTGACGCTGTGTTCTGACCATACCGGCGATGCCGAGGTCTGCTCGCTGTTCCTGCGTGAGGGCTGGCGCAAGGACCGCAATGGTGCGCTGCTCTCCAAGGTGCGCTGGCTGTTCATGGCCCAGTTCCGCGCGGCCTTCCCCGACAAGGTGCTGGCCGAGATGCGCGGTGTCTTCACGCCCGAAGGGCGCAGCCCGTTCTGGGAGTGTCTGGGCAGCCACTTCTTCCCGATGGACTTCAATGAGGCCGACCGTCTCACCGGCATGGGCCAGAAGAGCTTCATCGGCGAGCTGATGCCCAAGTTCCCGATCTATACGCCGTTTCTCTCCGAGTCTGCGCGGGCTGCCATCGGTCAGGTGCATGAGCACACCCGCCCGGCGGTGGCGATGCTCAAGAAGGAAGGGCTGCGCTGGGAAGGCTATGTCGACATCTTTGATGGCGGCCCGACGGTCGAGGCCTATATCGATGATGTGCGCGCCGTGCGTGACAGCCAGCTGGCGAGTGTCGAGGTGATCGCCTCTGATGCCCCGGCCTGCGAGCGTCCCGCCGTGATGGCTGCCACCACCGGCATGGCGGACTTCCGTGCCAGCTGGATCAGCCACGACGTCACCCGGGACGCCGCCGGCGCCTGCCATGTCCGCCTTCACCGTGATGAGGCCGAACGCCTCGGCGTCACCGGCGGCGACACGCTGCGCGTGCTGGCCGGCTGA
- the astD gene encoding succinylglutamate-semialdehyde dehydrogenase, giving the protein MTTTNSTPATLNVRQQLFIDGAWQAGEAASFTKTDPVSHAPLWQGASATAEQVEQAVAAARQAFPAWARLGFEARLAVVERFRDQLEQHREALAISIASETGKPLWEARTEVGAMIGKIAISVKAYHERTGERAKDVAGTQAVLRHRPHGVMAVFGPYNFPGHLPNGHMVPALLAGNACVFKPSELTPATADLTLQCWEAAGLPAGVINLVQGAADVGQALSQSEGIDGLLFTGSAKVGKLLHRQFAGQVGKLLALELGGNNPLVVRDVQDEAAAVLAIIQSAFASGGQRCTCARRLIVPQGEVGDRLIETLATALRELRVAGQFEQDAPFYGGLASVAAAEGLLKAQDDLEALGGNVIVRMQQLEEGTSLLSPALIDVTGLALEDEEFFGPLLKIHRYTDWDEAIALANDTRYGLSAGLIGGERADWDDFLLRIRAGIVNWNRQTTGASGDAPFGGIGDSGNHRPSAYYAADYVSYPVASMEAEALALPATLPAGIRL; this is encoded by the coding sequence ATGACCACTACGAATTCGACTCCCGCCACACTCAACGTGCGTCAACAGCTCTTCATCGACGGCGCGTGGCAAGCAGGCGAGGCCGCGTCCTTCACCAAGACCGACCCCGTCTCCCACGCACCTCTGTGGCAGGGCGCCTCGGCCACTGCCGAGCAGGTCGAGCAGGCCGTCGCGGCAGCGCGTCAGGCATTCCCGGCCTGGGCGCGTCTGGGTTTCGAGGCGCGTCTGGCGGTGGTGGAACGCTTCCGCGATCAGCTGGAGCAGCATCGTGAAGCGCTGGCGATCAGCATCGCCAGTGAAACCGGCAAGCCGCTGTGGGAAGCGCGTACCGAGGTCGGCGCGATGATCGGCAAGATCGCGATCTCGGTGAAGGCTTATCACGAGCGCACCGGCGAGCGTGCCAAGGATGTCGCGGGCACCCAGGCGGTCCTGCGCCACCGCCCGCACGGCGTGATGGCCGTCTTCGGCCCCTACAACTTCCCGGGGCACCTGCCCAACGGCCACATGGTCCCGGCGCTGCTGGCGGGCAATGCCTGCGTGTTCAAGCCATCCGAGCTGACCCCTGCCACCGCCGATCTCACCCTGCAATGCTGGGAGGCCGCGGGCCTGCCGGCCGGCGTGATCAATCTGGTGCAGGGCGCGGCGGACGTCGGCCAGGCGCTGTCCCAGTCCGAGGGTATCGATGGGCTGCTGTTCACCGGCAGTGCCAAGGTCGGCAAGTTGCTGCACCGTCAGTTCGCCGGTCAGGTCGGCAAGCTGCTGGCGCTGGAGCTGGGTGGCAACAACCCGCTGGTGGTGCGTGATGTGCAGGATGAAGCCGCCGCGGTGCTGGCGATCATCCAGTCGGCCTTCGCCTCGGGCGGTCAGCGCTGTACCTGTGCGCGGCGCCTGATCGTGCCGCAGGGCGAGGTCGGTGATCGCCTGATCGAGACACTGGCCACGGCGCTGCGCGAGCTGCGGGTGGCGGGGCAGTTCGAGCAGGACGCCCCCTTCTATGGCGGTCTGGCAAGCGTCGCGGCGGCCGAGGGCCTGCTCAAGGCGCAGGATGATCTCGAAGCGCTGGGCGGCAACGTCATCGTGCGCATGCAGCAGCTGGAAGAGGGCACCAGTCTGCTCAGCCCGGCGCTGATCGATGTCACCGGCCTTGCGCTCGAGGACGAGGAGTTCTTTGGCCCGCTGCTCAAGATCCATCGCTACACCGACTGGGACGAGGCCATCGCGCTGGCCAATGACACCCGCTACGGCCTCTCGGCCGGGCTGATCGGCGGTGAGCGTGCTGACTGGGACGACTTCCTGCTGCGCATTCGCGCCGGCATCGTCAACTGGAACCGCCAGACCACCGGTGCCTCCGGCGACGCGCCCTTCGGTGGCATCGGCGACAGCGGCAACCACCGTCCCAGCGCCTATTACGCGGCCGACTATGTCAGCTATCCGGTCGCCTCGATGGAAGCCGAGGCACTGGCGCTGCCCGCGACCCTGCCGGCCGGTATCCGTCTGTAA